One stretch of Prunus persica cultivar Lovell chromosome G1, Prunus_persica_NCBIv2, whole genome shotgun sequence DNA includes these proteins:
- the LOC18792877 gene encoding uncharacterized protein LOC18792877: MRMIKFKCNDHERVRAVCVGNCNWVCFASAVNGSEWVQVKKLVDVHDCGTLDHNFHANSTWLAQRYATQLSRLHNWDMRTFKQHDYVVELRRTNVGNTVIIKCELEGERPRFQNIYICLAAVKQGFLQGCRPVIGFDVCHIKGHHPGQLLSVVSMDPSNDMYLIAYAVAEVEKYETWSWFCQLGLVLKLQMEKIARSTTIPWWDAEMKNMRHLSQAAFDWVVALDPSQWCRAHFKTHSKCDILLKNMCEAFNGALVEVRDKSILTLLERIRYYIMLLMATRRTSCERWKHDIGPIIFGILEKRKKESAWCIPKLADESLYEVKNYYGS, encoded by the exons atGAGGatgattaaattcaaatgcaATGATCATGAAAGAGTGAGGGCAGTGTGTGTAGGGAATTGCAACTGGGTTTGTTTTGCTTCAGCAGTGAATGGTAGTGAATGGGTTCAAGTGAAGAAGTTGGTTGACGTGCATGATTGTGGGACACTTGACCACAACTTTCATGCTAACTCAACATGGTTAGCTCAGAGATATGCTACTCAACTGTCTAGACTGCATAATTGGGATATGAGAACTTTTAAGCAGCAT GATTATGTTGTTGAACTAAGAAGGACTAATGTGGGTAACACAGTCATTATCAAATGTGAGTTGGAGGGTGAAAGGCCAAGGTTTCAGAATATTTACATTTGCTTAGCTGCAGTTAAACAAGGATTTTTGCAGGGATGTAGGCCAGTGATAGGATTTGATGTTTGTCATATCAAAGGTCATCACCCTGGACAATTGTTATCTGTTGTTAGTATGGATCCTAGCAATGACATGTATCTTATTGCGTATGCAGTGGCTGAGGTGGAGAAATATGAAACATGGTCATGGTTTTGTCAACT aggattggtgttgaaattgCAAATGGAGAAAATTGCAAGGAGCACAACCATCCCATGGTGGGATGCtgagatgaaaaatatgagaCATTTGAGTCAAGCTGCATTTGATTGGGTGGTGGCCTTAGATCCATCACAATGGTGTAGAGCTCACTTTAAAACTCATTCCAAGTGTGACAtccttttgaaaaatatgtgTGAGGCTTTTAACGGTGCCCTTGTAGAAGTCCGAGACAAATCCATTTTAACCCTGCTAGAGAGGATTAGAtactatattatgttgttaatgGCAACTAGAAGAACATCTTGTGAGAGATGGAAACATGACATTGGTCCAATAATTTTTGGCATTttagagaaaaggaagaaagaatcaGCTTGGTGCATTCCAAAGCTTGCTGATGAGAGTTTATATGAGGTCAAAAACTATTATGGAAGTTAG